ATAGGGGTGGCCGTGGTTGGCCCACATGAACGCGAACTTAATGTCCTGACAATTCGCAGCCGGAAGGAAGCCCTCCTGCAGGCAGCGTTCACGGAAGGGGCCGTTGGAGTCGTAGTACCAGTCGAAGATAAAGGCATCGATACCGTGGTCGGTGGCGGCCTTGATCTTTTTAGCCATCACCGCCGGGTCCGCCTCGTCCTCGTACCCCCACAGTGGCACCCGCGGCTGCTCATGCCCGTCAAAGCGCGGAGTCGCATACTGGGCGACCCGCCACTCCGTCCACCCCTTGCCATGGTACTTCTCATTGCGGGGGTCCACATGCCAGTTGGGGAAATAATAGGTGCAGATTGTCGGTCTTTTCATCGGGAGGTTTTTCGTGTGGTAAAAAAACCTTTATACACGAAAAGCCTCCGCAAGACTTGGGCCTGGCAACACGCCTCTGCGGTTTTCCCAAAAAGATGACTGGAGTCCAAAAAACAGCCAGATCCCCTCAGATCACGAGCTCAAGACACCTGATGATCGCGGCGAAAGCTGCCGGGATTCACGCCGGTCTCCGCCTTGAAGACGCGATAGAAGTAGCTCAAGTCATTGAAGCCGCTGCTGTAGCAGACATCCGTCACCGGGCGATCCGATTGGCTGAGCAAACGCCGGGCGTTCTCCAGGCGTATCCCCAGCAGCGTACGCCCAATGGGCTCCCCCTCCTGCTTACGGTAGAGCGTGCACAGATAGGCGCGGCTGATGCCGACCTCGGCCGCCATGCTCTCGTAGTCGAGCTCCTCGTCGAAGTGCCGCTCCAGATAATCCCGGACATAAGCCGTCACGATCGAGCGCCGCTTCTGACCCGACTGCCGGGTGCTCAAGCGCATCAGCAAGATCAGCAGCTCCATCAGGTTCAGCCGCAACATCATGCGTGCACAGGCATCCTGGCGGCGGCATTCGCGCTCCATCTTGCGAACGAGCGACTGGATATCCCGATTTGCATCCAGCAGATAGAGCGGGTCCTTGCTAGACTTACTCGCACGATCATAGGCATTGTAAAAAATAGAAAAGAAGCTGGAGCTGCCCTTGAGCTCGTCCATCCACTCCGCAATGACTTCGTGCTGAAAAGCGATATTCGTGATGTCGATGGAAGGCGTTTGGAGCTTGAACGTCGTTAAATCCTCGGGGTGGACAAGACTGACAAAGCCGGGCCCAAACGGATACTCGCGCCCGTTGATCACCTTCGTCCCCGAACCGGCGTGCACATAAAACACCTTCCAGAAATCCCGTTGGTGGAGGCACCCGGTTACTTCGTTAAACTCCTCTTTCAGGTTCAGCCCACGCCAGACCGCGATGGGAAAGTCAGAGCTGGATAACTCTTTAAACCGATATCGATTGTATTTACTCATCTATACCCGGCGGTAAAGAAGACCGTACATCGAGGGAGGCCGAAACCGGCCCGCTTGTCCAACCCATTTCACACCACAACACTAAAACCCACCCGCAACGGCGTTTGACTCAAGCGCCGATCGGTGCAGGCTGTTTGATAGAATCTCCTCTCTACACTGACGATGGCTGACGACTCTCACGCTCACTCTGACACACCACACCGCGTACGCGGCATCTTCCGGGAAGAATTTGCCCTCTGGGTCGGGATCGCCAGCACTCTGGTGCTGCTGACGGTCGGCTCGCCCTGGCTCAAGCATCTCGACAGCCCTATCCTCTTCACGCTGCTTTTCGCATGGGTCTTCGGGATCATGCTCTGGCTGGCCTTCGGGGTCGTGCGGCACGCTGACTGCCTCGCCATCAAGCTCGGAGAGCCCTACGGCACGCTGATCCTGACTCTCTCAGTCATCAGCATCGAGGTCGTCATGATCACAGCGGTCATGCTCACTGGCGGTGAAAACCCCGAGCTGGCGCGCGACACGATGTTTTCCGTGCTCATGATCGTGCTCAACGGCATGCTTGGCGTCACCCTCCTCGTCGGTGGCTGGAAACACCGTGAGCAGGTTTACAACCTCCAGGGCGCCAATACCTATCTGGCCGTCATCATCCCGCTGGCCGGGCTGGGGCTGGTCCTGCCACGCTTGACGGACTCGGAGCCCGGCGGTGTCCCCTCCGTGCTGATGGAAATCTTTCTGGCTGTCGTCTCGATCGTGCTCTACGCCATTTTTCTCACCATGCAGAGCGGACGGCACCGTAACTACTTCCAGCAGCCCGCCCTCCCCAAGACCGTCGACGGACAGAAAAGCCATGACGCACCCGGCGGGCACGATGACCACGGCAACCTCGTCATCCGCTCAACCGCCTACCACGTCATCTTTCTCTTTCTGACCATGCTGCCCATCGTGCTGCTGTCCAAAAAGATGGCGCTACTGGTCGACCACGGGATCAGCGCCCTGCACGCTCCGCAGGCACTGGGTGGCTTCCTCGTCGCCATCCTCGTCCTCTCCCCCGAGGGCATGGGCGCGATAAAATCCGCGCTGGCCAACCGCCTCCAGCGCACGGTGAATATCGCTCTGGGCTCGGCCCTGGCCACCATCGGCCTGACCATCCCGGCCGTACTCATTGTCAGCCTGACCACCCACAAGACCGTCGAGCTCGGTCTGGAGATGCCGGAGATCCTCTTGCTGGCCCTCTCCATAGGCGTAGCCGTGGTAAATTTCGCAGGTACCCGCACCAACCTCCTGCAGGGCGCCATCCACCTCGTGCTCTTCTTCGCCTACCTGCTGCTCATCTTCGATTAGAAGGGCATAACCCTTCACCCCCGGTGCTTTGCACCGTGATGGGGCTCTGCCCCATCGGCACTACGTGCCTGCCCCGTCAAGGGCATGCCATTCACACGTAAAAGGCAGCGACTCCCAAATCCTGCAGGGGAGGTCTCTCGACCAGTTCTACGCCTTATCGACAAAAACCTGGCGGGGCTCGATTCCGGCAGGGACCTCTTCCTCGATCACGGGGTTGGTCAGGCGGCCGATGCCGTCGATCTCGACGGTGACCTCGTCACCCGGCACGAGAAAGCGCGCGGGCTCACGGGCAAACCCTACCCCGGAGGGCGTTCCAGTCAGGATAATCGTCCCCGGCAGCAGCGTCGTGCTGCCACTGACAAAGGCGATCAACTGCGGGATCGAAAAGATCAGGTCCGAGCTGGCCGAGTCCTGAAGCTTCTCGCCGTTCACAAACGTACGCAAGCCCACCGCCTGCGGGTCGGCGAACTCGTCCAGCGTGCTCAGGCACGGCCCCAGCGGGCAGAAGGTGTCAAAAGTCTTGCCGCGTACCCACTGGCGTCCGCCACCCTTTTTTTGCCAGTCGCGGGCGCTGACGTCGTTGGCGGCCGTGTAGCCATAGACATAGTCCATCGCCTCGGACTCAGGGATGTTCTTGCCCTTCTTGCCGATGACCACAGCCAGCTCACACTCAAAATCCACCTCATCGCTACGCAGCACGCGCGGGAGAATAATCGGCCCGCCGGGATGCTGGACGGCGGTCGGCGCCTTCATAAAGATCACCGGATGCGGCGGCAGCTTGGCGCCCTGCTCCTCGGCATGAGCGCGGTAGTTCAGGCCGATGCAGTAGATGGCCGGAGGGCTGACCGGAGCCAGAAAGGCGGTCGGTACGACCTCCTCATCGGTCGGCGTAAAGGCGGGAAACTCGCCCGCCAGACGCAGGTAGCGCCCCTCAAGCAGTTGCGCCCAGGCGCGTTTGCCCTCGGCGTCCTCGTAGCGGATGATCTTCATCGCCAGTTAAAGCAAACCGGGGCCTCAGGCCTCGAGTTCGTAGCGGAAGTCCTCGATCACGGGGTTGCTCAGCAGGTCGTTGCAGAGCTTGTCCAGCGTGGCGCGGAACTCCGGCGTATCCTGCCCATCGACCTCAAACTCCACGGTCTTACCGACGCGAACATTGGCGGCGGAGGTGAAGCCCAGGCTATGCATGGCGTGGCCGACAGCGGCCCCTTGCGGGTCGAGTACGTTCTTCTTAGGTGTGACGAAAACGATGACTTTCACGCCCCACAGCAAGACAGTCCCGGCGGACCCTAGCAAGCTTTTGCAGGCAGCGGTGAAATTTTTGCCCTCAAACAGGCGGGCAGGCGGTCATTTCTGCTTCAACTGGGCCTTAACCGCGCAGGCAATGGCGGGCATCGGCAGCACCTCGCAGGCGGCCTTGAGGGTGACGGCCGCCTTCGGCATGCCGTAGACCACGCTCGTATCCTCGTCCTGAGCGATGGTGTGCCAGCCCTTGCGGCGCAGGGCGAGCATACCCTCTGCCCCGTCGCGCCCCATCCCGGTCAGCAGCACACCGATCCCGCCGCCGTGCCAGTAGTCCGCCGCCGAATCGAAAAGCACATCCACCGAGGGGCGGTTGATGAGGTTCGTCGGCTTGGGGCTATAGGAAAGAAATCCGCCCGGACGCAGGCTCAGGTGCTCATCGCGCCCGGCGATCAGGACCTCTCCCGGCTTGGGCACCTGGAGGTTACGCGCCAGGCTTACCGGGAGCTCGCTACGGTGGTTGAGCCACTCCGCCAGCCCGGTTGCGAAGTCCGGGTCCACGTGCTGGACGATAACCACCGGGGCCGGGAAACCCGCCCCGAAGCCCGATAAAAGTGTCGCCAGAGCCTGCGGCCCTCCCGTTGAGGCGCCCACCACAACCATCGGCGGCTGTCCCTCCGAGCTGCTGCGCTCCGCATCAAACGGCGGCATCGTGTAGCCACTGCCTTTCGAGGGCTGGCTGCGCCCGATGACGTAGCCGACATGCTCGATTTTATCCAGCAGTACCCGCCCGCCCTCGGGCTCACCCTCGGGTCCAAGCGTGGGGGTGACAGCGGCATCCAGCGCCCCGAGCCCCATGGCCTCATAGACCTGCTCGCCATGGGTATCGACCGAGGCCGTCACGATCAAAATCGCACAGGGACACTCCAGCATGATGCGCCGGGTGGCCTCTACGCCGTCCATCACCGGCATGACGAGGTCCATCAAGATAAGGTCTGGTGTGTCCTCGTGGCACAGGCGCAGGGCCTCCTCGCCGTCACGGGCCATCCAGGCCACCTCGTGCTGACCGGAAGCGGAAACCACGCGCCGCAGGGCCTCGATGGCAAGAGCCATGTCGTTGACGATGGCGATCCTCACTCGCGGGCCTCCCCGATCAGGTCGTTAACTGCGCCGATAAAAGTTTCGTCCTGAAAGCTGCTCTTGGTCAGGTAATAGTCCGCTCCGGCCTCCAGGCCCTTCAGCCGGTCTTCCTCGCGGTCCTTATAGGAGACGATGATCACCGGCAGGCGCTGCAGGCGGGCATCCTGCCGGATGCGGGACACCAGCTCGTAGCCGTTCACACGCGGCATATCCACGTCGCTGACCACCAGGTCGTAGTCACCTAGGCGCACAGCGTTCCAGCCATCCGCGCCATCCACCGCGACCTCCACGGCATACCCGGCATTTTCCAGCAGCTGACGCTCGGTCTCCCGCACGGTGATCGAGTCATCCACCACCAGTACACGCTTCGCGGGTGCCTCCTTCTCAGACTCCTGAGTGTAGCGGGCCTGAATGTTCTCTCCTCCGGCGAGCAGCTTGTCCACCGAGTGAACGAGGTCCTCGACATCTAAAATGAGAATCGGCTCGCCGTCCTCGGAGAGTGCAGCAGCGCTCACACCGGGGACCTTGCCCAGGCGGCGGTCCAGCGGGCGCACCACCAGATCGGTCTCCCCGGTCAGTTTGTCCACCTCGACCCCGTAGAGGTTGTTGCGGTCATTGACGACCACGACGTTGATATGGCGGGCGATCATACTGACCGCCCCGGCCAGCCCCAGCGCGGAGCGCGACGAGACCAGCCCGATGTTTTGCCCCTCCAGCTCGAAGTACTGGCGATTTTCCAGCATCTTGAGGTCGCCCAGGTCGAGTAGCAGGGTGCGGTTGATGCGGCTAAGGGGAAAGGCATAGGGCTCGCCGTCGATCTCCACCAGCAAAGCCCGGATCACCGAACGCGTGATCGGCAGCTGCAGGTGAAAAGTCGTCCCCTTCCCTAACTCGGTGGAGATGCGTACCTGCCCGCCGACCTGCTGCATGAGGGTCATCACGACATCGAGGCCGACGCCCCGGCCGGAGATCTCCGTCACCTGCGAGGCGGTCGAGAATCCGGGCAGAAAAAGAAATTCCAGCACCTCGTCATCGTTGAGGTTTTCAGCCATTTCCCCGGTGGCGAGTTGCTTCTCGACGATTTTCTCCCGCAGCCGCGCGATGTCGATCCCGCGCCCGTCATCGCGCACCTCGACAATCAGCATGCCTGCGCTGTGGCGGGCGATCAGCCGCAACGTGCCTGTCGCGGGCTTATCGGCGGCCTCACGGTCAGCCGGCAGTTCCATCCCGTGATCACAGGCGTTACGCAGCAGGTGGTTCAGGGGGGCCTCCAGCCGGTCGAGGATGTCGCGGTCCACCGGCGTATCCTGCCCCTCGATCTTGAAATTAATCTTCTTACCGGTGGTCTTGGCCAGGTCGCGGATCAATCGCGGAAAGCCCTGAACGCCGTCCCCGAAAGGCCGCATGCGGCTCTCCAACACCTCCCGGTAGAGCCGGTCCGAGAGCAGGGTGTTCCGGCGCGAGAAGTTATCGAAGACCTCAATCTGGTGGCGAATGGCGCGCAGGCTTTCGTTGGCGGCTAGGCGGATCTGCTCCAGCTGGCGGCCCAGCCCACTGATGTTCGAGCTGTCCTCCATCTGCTTGCGCCCCTGCTCGACGCGGGCGTTGAGCTCCGACTGCGTCTCTTTCAGGCGTAAAAGACTATCCCGAAAATGCTCCAGCTGACGCGTCTCGACAAGGGTCTCGGCAGCCAGCCCCATCAGGCGGTTGAGGTTATCCGCCGACACGCGCACGACTTGATCTCCCGCTGCGGCAGGAGCCGGAGCAGCCTTCGTGGCGGGGGCCGCAGGCTTGGCGGCAGATGCTTTGGTCGGCTCAGGCGGGGGGCCAGCCTCCGCAGGCAAGCCGGATGGTGCGGCTTTAGGGCGCTCGTCTGC
This genomic interval from Ruficoccus sp. ZRK36 contains the following:
- a CDS encoding chemotaxis response regulator protein-glutamate methylesterase is translated as MRIAIVNDMALAIEALRRVVSASGQHEVAWMARDGEEALRLCHEDTPDLILMDLVMPVMDGVEATRRIMLECPCAILIVTASVDTHGEQVYEAMGLGALDAAVTPTLGPEGEPEGGRVLLDKIEHVGYVIGRSQPSKGSGYTMPPFDAERSSSEGQPPMVVVGASTGGPQALATLLSGFGAGFPAPVVIVQHVDPDFATGLAEWLNHRSELPVSLARNLQVPKPGEVLIAGRDEHLSLRPGGFLSYSPKPTNLINRPSVDVLFDSAADYWHGGGIGVLLTGMGRDGAEGMLALRRKGWHTIAQDEDTSVVYGMPKAAVTLKAACEVLPMPAIACAVKAQLKQK
- a CDS encoding hybrid sensor histidine kinase/response regulator, translated to MSDGPDFSMLDLYQQEVETHGAALNNGLLTLENAPDDKTLINDLMRAAHSLKGAARILGLDVVSTVAHALEDVFVKVGEGKLDFPEGFFDLLLQTVDFLVDSGGSDAAAMPAWLEENQARSESLTAALRAVHAGGPVPEEFREGEIPAEADVADPTEAPDEAAQTSPSVAADDEAPADERPKAAPSGLPAEAGPPPEPTKASAAKPAAPATKAAPAPAAAGDQVVRVSADNLNRLMGLAAETLVETRQLEHFRDSLLRLKETQSELNARVEQGRKQMEDSSNISGLGRQLEQIRLAANESLRAIRHQIEVFDNFSRRNTLLSDRLYREVLESRMRPFGDGVQGFPRLIRDLAKTTGKKINFKIEGQDTPVDRDILDRLEAPLNHLLRNACDHGMELPADREAADKPATGTLRLIARHSAGMLIVEVRDDGRGIDIARLREKIVEKQLATGEMAENLNDDEVLEFLFLPGFSTASQVTEISGRGVGLDVVMTLMQQVGGQVRISTELGKGTTFHLQLPITRSVIRALLVEIDGEPYAFPLSRINRTLLLDLGDLKMLENRQYFELEGQNIGLVSSRSALGLAGAVSMIARHINVVVVNDRNNLYGVEVDKLTGETDLVVRPLDRRLGKVPGVSAAALSEDGEPILILDVEDLVHSVDKLLAGGENIQARYTQESEKEAPAKRVLVVDDSITVRETERQLLENAGYAVEVAVDGADGWNAVRLGDYDLVVSDVDMPRVNGYELVSRIRQDARLQRLPVIIVSYKDREEDRLKGLEAGADYYLTKSSFQDETFIGAVNDLIGEARE
- a CDS encoding AraC family transcriptional regulator → MSKYNRYRFKELSSSDFPIAVWRGLNLKEEFNEVTGCLHQRDFWKVFYVHAGSGTKVINGREYPFGPGFVSLVHPEDLTTFKLQTPSIDITNIAFQHEVIAEWMDELKGSSSFFSIFYNAYDRASKSSKDPLYLLDANRDIQSLVRKMERECRRQDACARMMLRLNLMELLILLMRLSTRQSGQKRRSIVTAYVRDYLERHFDEELDYESMAAEVGISRAYLCTLYRKQEGEPIGRTLLGIRLENARRLLSQSDRPVTDVCYSSGFNDLSYFYRVFKAETGVNPGSFRRDHQVS
- a CDS encoding fumarylacetoacetate hydrolase family protein; protein product: MKIIRYEDAEGKRAWAQLLEGRYLRLAGEFPAFTPTDEEVVPTAFLAPVSPPAIYCIGLNYRAHAEEQGAKLPPHPVIFMKAPTAVQHPGGPIILPRVLRSDEVDFECELAVVIGKKGKNIPESEAMDYVYGYTAANDVSARDWQKKGGGRQWVRGKTFDTFCPLGPCLSTLDEFADPQAVGLRTFVNGEKLQDSASSDLIFSIPQLIAFVSGSTTLLPGTIILTGTPSGVGFAREPARFLVPGDEVTVEIDGIGRLTNPVIEEEVPAGIEPRQVFVDKA
- the purS gene encoding phosphoribosylformylglycinamidine synthase subunit PurS, encoding MKVIVFVTPKKNVLDPQGAAVGHAMHSLGFTSAANVRVGKTVEFEVDGQDTPEFRATLDKLCNDLLSNPVIEDFRYELEA